The following are from one region of the Geoalkalibacter subterraneus genome:
- a CDS encoding CDP-alcohol phosphatidyltransferase family protein, translating to MTPFSTIFLEIGLPVLIMLGAERFAVSYFMRTPAQVAWVRRHKWLHPNAISRARYPMGFVSVLLLHMGFPKLCFFFFTFWMITDITDGDIARKCDLHTEEGESIDPFSDKLMYSPMLVYMAWINLLNPVLVGLFLLFDITGQFSRHFIKIKAANLFGKAKTFLVVVLLIVVGLEYIYGPLPLFGRTIQPLMAICTVLAFCSTFFKLIPNYWYANILSIMNLICGLAGCWVVLAGHPPVYALGLVFLGQFLDLFDGRAAERWGSTPRGEIFDDVADGTSFGFTVGLIVAVTFTHRSLGALIAVIYLAAVVYRLVRFVREKRRDGIAGGVTNFSGLPSPAAALLAGVSCILIPSELINAATVIIASALMVSRVPYAHFGRTILPRVPKIVRVLVLATFLVLLAQGVRRDLYMAPLVMAYASALIYLASPLFWRTGKAGADPESDLAGQ from the coding sequence ATGACACCCTTTTCCACCATCTTTCTGGAAATCGGCCTTCCCGTTCTCATCATGCTGGGCGCGGAGCGTTTTGCCGTCAGTTACTTCATGCGCACACCGGCCCAGGTGGCCTGGGTGCGCCGCCACAAGTGGCTGCACCCCAACGCCATCAGTCGGGCGCGTTATCCGATGGGGTTTGTGTCCGTACTGCTGCTGCACATGGGGTTCCCCAAGCTGTGCTTTTTTTTCTTCACCTTCTGGATGATCACCGACATCACCGACGGCGATATCGCCCGCAAGTGCGATCTGCATACCGAGGAAGGGGAATCGATCGATCCGTTTTCGGATAAATTGATGTATTCCCCCATGCTGGTCTACATGGCCTGGATCAACCTGCTCAACCCGGTACTGGTCGGCCTCTTCCTCCTGTTCGACATCACCGGGCAGTTTTCGCGGCACTTCATCAAGATCAAAGCGGCCAACCTGTTCGGCAAGGCCAAAACCTTCCTGGTGGTGGTGCTGCTGATCGTGGTGGGGCTGGAATACATCTACGGTCCGCTGCCCCTGTTCGGCCGCACCATTCAGCCGCTGATGGCGATCTGTACCGTCCTGGCCTTCTGCTCCACTTTCTTCAAGCTGATCCCCAACTACTGGTACGCCAATATCCTGAGCATCATGAACCTGATCTGCGGTCTCGCCGGCTGCTGGGTGGTGCTGGCCGGCCATCCCCCCGTGTATGCTCTGGGGCTGGTCTTTCTGGGGCAGTTTCTCGACCTGTTCGACGGCCGTGCGGCGGAACGCTGGGGATCGACCCCCAGGGGTGAAATTTTCGATGATGTGGCCGACGGCACCAGCTTCGGCTTTACGGTCGGCCTGATCGTCGCCGTGACCTTTACCCACCGCAGCCTGGGCGCGCTGATTGCGGTCATCTACCTGGCGGCAGTGGTTTATCGTCTGGTGCGCTTCGTCAGAGAGAAACGCCGCGACGGGATTGCCGGTGGGGTCACCAACTTTTCCGGCCTGCCGTCACCGGCGGCGGCCCTGCTGGCGGGCGTTTCCTGCATTCTGATTCCCAGCGAACTGATCAACGCCGCAACCGTAATCATTGCCTCTGCACTGATGGTTTCGCGCGTCCCCTACGCCCACTTCGGCCGCACCATCCTGCCCCGGGTTCCCAAAATCGTGCGGGTACTGGTGCTGGCAACGTTTCTCGTCCTGCTGGCCCAGGGGGTGCGCCGCGATCTCTATATGGCCCCGCTTGTCATGGCCTACGCAAGTGCCCTGATCTACCTGGCATCTCCCCTTTTCTGGCGGACGGGCAAGGCGGGGGCCGATCCTGAATCCGACCTCGCGGGGCAATAG